From Flavobacterium sp. 102, a single genomic window includes:
- a CDS encoding CAP domain-containing protein: MKLKFIDKLIIVLLILAVMLFCVSCEKEQETIGYQPQPTTFVGQDLDFFNLVNAMRVSRGLPTLKSELILTQNCEVHANYMNAINDMNHDYFWARYVQSFANNFGEVVSQGFINAPGIISAYQNSPDHYSILISPEFTHIGIANVNRFQCVNLASYGSGDNKKQLIKVENLTHQP, encoded by the coding sequence ATGAAACTAAAATTCATCGACAAGCTTATCATAGTTCTGCTAATCTTAGCGGTAATGCTTTTTTGTGTTAGCTGTGAAAAAGAGCAAGAAACTATTGGTTACCAACCGCAACCAACAACTTTTGTAGGTCAGGATTTAGACTTCTTTAACCTAGTCAATGCAATGCGAGTAAGTCGAGGTTTGCCAACCTTAAAATCTGAATTGATACTTACGCAAAATTGTGAAGTTCATGCTAACTACATGAACGCGATTAACGATATGAATCATGATTATTTCTGGGCGCGTTACGTTCAGTCCTTTGCTAATAATTTTGGCGAAGTAGTATCACAAGGTTTCATTAATGCGCCCGGAATTATATCGGCATACCAAAATAGTCCTGACCATTATTCTATACTTATAAGCCCTGAATTTACTCATATAGGTATTGCCAACGTGAATCGGTTTCAGTGTGTGAATTTGGCAAGTTATGGATCGGGGGATAATAAAAAGCAGTTAATCAAAGTTGAAAATTTAACCCATCAGCCATGA
- a CDS encoding phage tail tape measure protein: protein MSTGTITRKDIISDDALSWGKDYVANLEGAVVKNKEFVASILALNEANNIVKSATNQKQLQEATKLANTESQKALNIIKEQTALETSLEKIRREKLQTNKVEIDLEIKKARAASQLNKLIAEEEVLNQKKIKTEKEKIQLEKEANDLFIKKEQLKKAGLVNSKLEIDVLEKEEKLKRQKINTLNEEEKSLSKQQAIAKNNTSTWKEQNQLELQLISTKRKNQLATESTNQALIKERTLLAETNLEIKRQAIANGLLESAYKKLSAQVTLSGNRIKDIIATGKLASESQEQYNKRLAVAQREFDKLNARVRAADAAVGQFNRNVGNYPQAAFDGIKKLIEAFGVVTGIQLFVSVMKDAFKTVREFEKEIVNLAAIAGKSRDEIAPLEAKIREVAKSSINGATDVAKLATELIKLGSTTEEAEKLLEPVNNLSVALQATAEDSATLVKSILNAYGEGAEEAGRVTDILAESANRSALDFQGLRDSFSYLAPAARALGIPIEKTAAIIGTLADNGIKAESAGRLTSTAFARLANQGLTLEDALTKINKAQQDGSDQLEVLALASNLFGAEAGKIGLILANNTEKINESTLAYENSEGALKSLTDKQLKSLDSELKILSSAWEDYVLDTNEASGASSALSGGIRFLSGNLSTILDILGYAAIAWATYRASLLLANVQQRLLALTTAQTTVSQTANTAATVAGTTAQGANVTITNLAKVAWERFNLALKTNALLLIISALIAAVYALKQFNESISDTISRTKESSESFLKNREELTKSASSTKVLSDRYAELQDKAKKLGGETKLTTAEQKEMQRITAELAKVVPGAVSAVNKYGEAIKLNQKLLEEYNKENAKILEIDRKRAISEEKALQQKLQKNIADKQEIVNINSKYKVTGEYVVTKERELSVLKTELILSKGRLKDLQGLSESEKEAAKASDEKTNKQVANSARTIQVIDDEIKAQEELIKGLSDKTGKEGRAIATKIKNLQAEREQIYSTAKAEKDKQDNGLKNAKKVNDAIYQLNQFRYQNEINNNQKIIDSEKSTNEERINALLEIQQLQESKNGETLQYDLLRNALEKDGLEDLSKQKLALYKKDAEARIASILAGKVATENLTNAEKLILEKYYAEKKALEEKGAVDKQVIIDSEVGRVQKAIDAQLLAEDTKIQKTLDAENTLYRAALEAAEGNNKLIQQAEEEHQRRLLEIKKDFAKQGLQLQINELQGLLDADKLKETSAQISADERKDLENKLQKAQTELNALGTEDYKANLDERAIAQENFNAQIKDIGMQLRDALLDFANAIFDSKIANIDAEIQANDDYYNREIEAAGNNEALKTLLENERERKRVALEKKKRKAEYDAAVFQKATQATQIIGATSLAVISALAQVPKFDFGISASAIAAIYAGIGAVQLATLLATPLPKYKTGRKDGPEELAWVGDGYKHEVLSNPDGSNPIITPNNPTLVKLAKGQKVHSSVGAYEDYVNASIMDHLQKENSKAKEYVFMNNNQGYSAELLEELKRNTEAVRKNKGNIILNNKIDFGHQLWKMSNTNWSK, encoded by the coding sequence ATGTCAACTGGAACAATCACACGCAAAGATATAATCTCAGACGATGCCCTTTCTTGGGGTAAAGATTATGTCGCTAATCTTGAAGGAGCAGTAGTTAAAAACAAAGAATTTGTTGCTTCTATTTTAGCATTAAATGAAGCTAATAATATTGTTAAAAGCGCAACAAATCAAAAGCAGTTGCAAGAGGCTACAAAATTAGCTAATACGGAGTCTCAAAAAGCATTAAACATTATTAAGGAACAGACAGCTCTTGAAACTTCTTTGGAAAAAATCAGAAGAGAAAAACTGCAAACAAATAAAGTCGAGATAGATTTAGAGATAAAAAAAGCAAGAGCAGCATCTCAGTTGAATAAGCTTATAGCAGAAGAAGAAGTTTTAAATCAGAAAAAAATTAAAACTGAAAAGGAGAAAATACAACTTGAAAAAGAGGCTAATGACTTATTTATAAAAAAAGAACAATTAAAAAAAGCCGGATTAGTAAATAGCAAATTAGAAATAGATGTATTAGAAAAAGAGGAGAAATTAAAAAGGCAAAAAATTAATACTCTAAACGAAGAAGAAAAATCACTGTCAAAGCAACAGGCAATAGCTAAAAATAACACCTCTACTTGGAAGGAGCAAAACCAACTTGAACTCCAGCTTATTTCCACCAAAAGAAAGAATCAGTTAGCCACTGAATCAACCAATCAGGCACTTATCAAAGAGCGTACACTTTTAGCCGAAACCAACCTTGAAATTAAGCGTCAAGCTATTGCCAACGGACTTCTTGAAAGTGCTTATAAAAAGTTATCAGCTCAGGTTACCTTGTCGGGAAATAGAATAAAAGACATCATCGCCACCGGAAAGTTGGCGTCAGAATCTCAAGAACAGTATAATAAAAGACTGGCTGTTGCTCAAAGAGAATTTGACAAATTAAACGCCCGAGTAAGAGCAGCGGATGCAGCTGTTGGACAATTCAACCGTAATGTTGGTAATTATCCCCAAGCCGCTTTCGATGGCATTAAAAAGCTAATTGAAGCTTTCGGGGTTGTTACCGGAATACAGTTGTTTGTGTCGGTGATGAAAGATGCTTTTAAAACCGTTCGAGAATTTGAAAAGGAGATTGTAAACTTGGCAGCCATTGCTGGAAAATCTCGTGATGAAATTGCTCCGCTTGAAGCCAAAATCCGAGAGGTTGCCAAATCGAGTATCAACGGCGCGACTGATGTTGCAAAGTTGGCCACCGAGTTAATCAAGCTTGGCTCAACAACCGAAGAAGCTGAGAAGCTATTGGAGCCGGTTAACAATTTATCTGTTGCCTTACAAGCTACTGCCGAGGATAGCGCGACACTCGTTAAATCAATATTAAACGCATACGGTGAAGGAGCAGAAGAAGCGGGAAGAGTTACTGATATCTTGGCCGAAAGTGCTAATCGTTCAGCGTTAGACTTCCAAGGATTGAGAGATTCATTCTCATATTTAGCACCGGCAGCCAGAGCGCTTGGAATACCTATTGAGAAAACGGCAGCGATCATTGGTACATTGGCCGATAATGGTATTAAGGCAGAAAGTGCCGGTCGTTTAACTTCTACGGCATTTGCTCGTTTGGCTAATCAAGGATTGACATTAGAAGATGCTTTGACTAAAATCAATAAAGCACAACAAGATGGAAGCGACCAATTGGAAGTATTGGCGTTGGCGTCCAATTTGTTTGGAGCAGAAGCAGGTAAAATTGGACTTATTTTAGCCAACAATACCGAGAAGATAAACGAAAGTACATTGGCTTATGAGAATTCAGAAGGCGCGTTAAAATCACTAACCGATAAACAATTGAAGTCTTTGGATTCCGAACTTAAAATCCTTTCTTCTGCTTGGGAAGATTATGTTCTTGATACTAATGAAGCAAGTGGAGCGAGTTCGGCATTATCGGGTGGTATTAGATTTTTGTCGGGGAATTTATCTACCATACTTGATATACTTGGCTATGCAGCAATAGCATGGGCAACATATAGAGCCTCTTTATTATTAGCAAATGTTCAACAAAGGTTATTAGCGTTAACAACCGCTCAAACTACCGTTTCTCAAACCGCAAATACAGCGGCTACAGTTGCCGGTACAACTGCTCAAGGCGCAAATGTTACCATTACAAATCTTGCAAAAGTAGCTTGGGAAAGATTCAATTTAGCATTAAAAACTAATGCGTTGCTTTTAATTATTTCAGCACTGATAGCAGCTGTTTATGCTTTGAAGCAATTCAATGAATCCATATCAGATACAATTTCGAGAACAAAAGAATCGTCTGAAAGTTTTTTAAAAAACAGAGAAGAGTTGACAAAATCAGCATCTTCTACAAAAGTTCTTTCTGATAGATATGCAGAGCTTCAAGACAAAGCTAAAAAGCTTGGGGGTGAAACAAAATTGACTACAGCGGAACAAAAGGAAATGCAGAGAATTACTGCTGAATTAGCTAAAGTAGTTCCCGGAGCTGTTTCTGCCGTAAATAAATATGGTGAGGCTATTAAGTTAAATCAAAAGCTTTTAGAGGAATACAATAAGGAAAACGCTAAAATTCTTGAGATAGACAGAAAAAGAGCTATTTCCGAGGAAAAAGCTCTTCAACAAAAATTACAGAAAAATATAGCTGATAAACAGGAAATAGTTAATATAAACAGTAAGTATAAGGTAACAGGCGAATATGTTGTTACTAAAGAGAGAGAATTGTCTGTTTTAAAAACAGAATTGATACTTTCGAAAGGAAGACTGAAAGACCTTCAAGGTCTAAGTGAATCTGAAAAAGAAGCCGCTAAAGCATCAGATGAAAAAACAAACAAGCAAGTTGCCAACTCAGCAAGAACTATTCAAGTAATTGATGATGAAATCAAAGCACAAGAGGAATTGATTAAAGGCTTATCAGATAAAACAGGTAAAGAAGGTCGAGCGATAGCCACTAAAATTAAAAACCTTCAAGCTGAACGCGAGCAAATCTATTCTACTGCCAAAGCGGAAAAAGATAAGCAAGATAACGGTCTGAAGAATGCTAAAAAGGTAAATGATGCAATCTATCAGTTGAATCAATTCCGATACCAAAACGAAATCAATAACAATCAAAAGATTATTGATTCTGAGAAGTCAACCAATGAAGAACGCATCAATGCACTTCTTGAAATCCAACAACTTCAAGAGTCTAAAAATGGCGAAACATTACAATATGATTTGCTTCGAAATGCTCTTGAGAAAGATGGTTTGGAAGATTTGTCAAAACAAAAATTAGCGCTTTACAAGAAAGATGCCGAGGCTAGAATTGCTTCAATATTAGCCGGCAAAGTTGCTACTGAAAACTTGACCAATGCCGAGAAGTTAATTCTCGAAAAATACTATGCCGAGAAAAAAGCATTAGAAGAGAAAGGCGCCGTTGATAAGCAAGTTATTATTGATAGTGAAGTTGGCAGGGTACAAAAAGCCATCGATGCTCAGTTGTTGGCAGAAGATACTAAAATCCAAAAGACACTCGATGCAGAGAATACTTTGTATCGTGCTGCCTTGGAAGCTGCTGAAGGTAATAACAAACTAATTCAGCAAGCCGAAGAAGAGCACCAAAGAAGATTACTTGAGATTAAAAAGGACTTCGCTAAACAAGGACTTCAACTTCAAATCAATGAACTTCAAGGATTGCTTGATGCTGATAAATTAAAAGAGACCAGCGCTCAGATATCTGCTGATGAAAGAAAGGATCTTGAGAATAAACTTCAAAAGGCACAAACTGAATTGAATGCATTGGGTACCGAAGATTACAAGGCAAACCTTGACGAAAGAGCAATTGCTCAAGAGAATTTCAATGCTCAAATTAAGGATATCGGAATGCAATTAAGGGATGCTCTTCTTGATTTTGCCAATGCGATTTTTGATTCTAAGATAGCCAATATCGATGCTGAAATTCAAGCAAACGATGATTATTATAATCGTGAAATTGAAGCAGCCGGAAACAATGAAGCTTTAAAAACCCTTCTTGAAAATGAAAGAGAGAGAAAACGCGTTGCATTGGAGAAAAAGAAACGTAAAGCAGAATATGATGCTGCTGTTTTTCAAAAAGCTACACAAGCCACTCAAATCATTGGCGCGACATCATTAGCTGTTATATCTGCATTGGCTCAAGTTCCTAAGTTTGACTTTGGTATTTCTGCTTCTGCTATCGCTGCCATTTACGCAGGTATCGGAGCGGTTCAGTTGGCTACTTTATTAGCTACGCCACTTCCAAAATACAAAACAGGTCGTAAAGATGGTCCGGAAGAGTTGGCGTGGGTTGGTGATGGTTACAAACATGAGGTTTTATCCAATCCTGATGGTTCCAATCCAATCATTACACCTAACAATCCAACACTTGTAAAGTTGGCCAAAGGTCAAAAGGTTCACTCTTCGGTTGGTGCTTATGAGGATTATGTCAATGCTTCCATCATGGATCATCTTCAAAAGGAAAATTCCAAAGCTAAAGAATATGTTTTTATGAATAACAACCAAGGATATTCTGCTGAACTATTGGAAGAACTTAAACGCAACACCGAAGCCGTTAGAAAAAACAAAGGCAATATCATTTTGAATAACAAAATTGATTTTGGTCATCAATTATGGAAAATGTCTAACACAAATTGGAGTAAATAA
- a CDS encoding major capsid protein, with protein MEKSLFAQWVALYFTPIAQKVVEKINGSKNPLTYLHLLMLRLEFSTTLKWGSLSSNNTMVSADVVAMDSSLPLKKRDSLKKYEGDIPKLGMKLYLNEKTMSDIGILQRTTGQDNEIIRKLFGDVQKCTVGIYEALEFMFLQALSSGVTSITNEDNPGQEIRINFGHPDENKFGAEVVWSDSNAKPIDDIERIVSDARTKGDIIQHIFMDRGTWNVFRTNSQVKENFAFSLGFVGTNVPTPNLEQVNSFMSSSYNIEIHVVDRSVTFEKNGVRTVKYPWAENAVVFTTTMQIGTLTYGRLAEEDHPAKQVDYTKVANYILLSKYHKNDPIREYTSSQALVLPVIDNMDAIYILDCEEAESTSGQTEDDATITIYDDTTVTVANLIVALAAVGVTATVDNTDVELIKMVNKLSKAKETTLKAVLEIPVVDAGTNTTANAATKALDATVTPAGDKTIASVLWTVVSGPGTPGFVDATVVDATANGLVTGTYVFKLTVTDSEGIVASDTVTITATVA; from the coding sequence ATGGAAAAGTCATTATTTGCCCAGTGGGTTGCGTTGTATTTCACGCCAATCGCTCAAAAGGTAGTAGAAAAAATCAATGGTTCTAAAAACCCATTAACCTACTTACACCTTTTAATGTTGAGATTAGAATTCTCAACTACCCTTAAATGGGGTTCTTTGTCCTCTAACAACACAATGGTTTCCGCTGATGTTGTAGCAATGGATTCATCACTTCCTCTTAAAAAGAGAGATTCTTTAAAGAAATACGAAGGTGATATTCCTAAACTTGGTATGAAGTTATACCTGAACGAAAAAACAATGTCCGACATTGGAATTCTTCAACGTACAACCGGCCAAGACAATGAAATTATCAGAAAGTTATTTGGTGACGTTCAAAAGTGTACAGTCGGTATCTATGAAGCGCTTGAATTCATGTTCCTGCAAGCTTTATCTTCCGGAGTTACGTCTATTACCAATGAAGATAATCCTGGTCAGGAAATCAGAATTAATTTTGGTCATCCAGACGAAAACAAGTTCGGTGCTGAAGTCGTTTGGAGTGATTCAAATGCAAAACCAATCGATGATATCGAAAGGATTGTTTCTGATGCTCGTACTAAAGGCGATATCATCCAACATATCTTTATGGATAGAGGGACATGGAATGTATTCAGAACTAACTCTCAAGTAAAAGAAAACTTCGCTTTCAGTTTAGGTTTCGTTGGAACTAACGTTCCTACTCCGAACTTGGAGCAAGTAAACTCTTTTATGTCTTCAAGCTATAACATTGAAATCCACGTTGTGGATAGATCAGTTACGTTTGAGAAAAACGGAGTTAGAACAGTTAAGTATCCATGGGCTGAAAATGCTGTTGTGTTCACTACTACAATGCAAATCGGAACATTGACTTATGGTCGTTTGGCTGAAGAAGATCACCCGGCAAAACAAGTAGATTACACTAAAGTGGCCAACTACATTTTGCTTTCTAAATACCATAAAAATGACCCGATTAGAGAATACACTTCTTCTCAGGCATTGGTATTACCGGTTATCGACAATATGGATGCCATCTATATTTTGGATTGTGAAGAAGCTGAGTCTACATCAGGTCAAACTGAGGACGATGCGACAATTACAATTTATGATGACACAACAGTAACCGTTGCAAACTTAATCGTTGCATTAGCAGCAGTTGGCGTAACTGCGACCGTAGATAACACAGATGTTGAGTTAATCAAAATGGTTAACAAATTATCTAAAGCTAAAGAAACCACGTTGAAAGCAGTTCTTGAAATTCCTGTAGTTGATGCCGGAACTAATACTACTGCCAACGCTGCCACTAAAGCATTGGATGCAACAGTAACTCCAGCTGGAGACAAAACAATTGCTTCTGTATTGTGGACTGTAGTTTCAGGACCTGGTACACCGGGATTTGTTGACGCGACTGTTGTTGATGCAACAGCTAACGGATTGGTAACTGGTACTTATGTATTCAAGTTAACTGTAACTGACAGCGAAGGAATCGTAGCTTCTGACACCGTTACAATCACAGCAACTGTAGCTTAA
- a CDS encoding phage portal protein, whose amino-acid sequence MEDIFVMLGTDPKKAIELLKSQGKKADEIQKLIKEFTLTDRTIRFTQIGNIQKDKKVGEKTVDAVRIPINFQQKIVTTSVAFEVGEPATLIPNDMKLKMAELIKNLWKSNRIDSKIQRLKTVQKSETQAAMLFFMSEIKPGSLIEKLLVNIGISGQKKEIKCSVLENSKGTMYPYFDAYQNMIAFTWSFISKTSDGKDQKNTWIYSDKNVYKFIDEGIVPEVLPHGFDKIPIVYVSQEQPEWFITQAMIDRIEVAVSKLGASNDYSGHPMLIIEGDVTNAPDKDEDGKAWMVPVKIDSEGNVIKGSVSFLEAKTAPASNKLEIETIEKFIYNISSTPNLSLDNLMGLGTSGVALELMFLDPILKAKSNEGENRTMYERILNIMISGIITTTNTGLKSEAAKLFFDVQFNSILPNDLKKSADIASVLKTAGLISTRTGIEYIGMNADVEQELEFIKSETAATEPKPPTGE is encoded by the coding sequence ATGGAAGATATATTCGTAATGTTGGGCACCGACCCAAAAAAAGCAATAGAGTTATTGAAATCACAAGGTAAGAAAGCCGACGAGATTCAAAAACTAATCAAGGAATTTACACTTACTGATAGAACAATTCGATTTACTCAGATTGGAAATATCCAAAAGGATAAAAAAGTTGGTGAAAAAACGGTTGATGCCGTTCGTATTCCAATAAACTTTCAACAGAAGATTGTTACTACCTCAGTAGCTTTTGAAGTTGGAGAACCGGCTACTCTGATTCCTAACGATATGAAATTGAAAATGGCTGAGTTGATTAAAAACCTTTGGAAATCAAATCGTATTGACAGCAAAATACAGCGATTAAAAACTGTTCAAAAATCAGAGACCCAAGCAGCAATGCTTTTCTTTATGTCGGAAATCAAACCGGGTTCTTTGATTGAAAAATTGTTAGTAAATATTGGAATTTCTGGACAGAAAAAGGAGATCAAGTGTTCAGTATTAGAAAATTCCAAAGGCACAATGTATCCTTATTTCGATGCTTACCAAAATATGATTGCCTTTACATGGTCATTTATTTCAAAAACATCAGATGGCAAGGACCAAAAAAACACTTGGATTTACAGCGACAAAAACGTTTATAAATTTATTGATGAAGGAATAGTTCCCGAAGTTCTTCCTCATGGATTTGATAAAATTCCAATTGTTTACGTAAGTCAAGAACAGCCTGAATGGTTTATCACACAAGCTATGATTGACCGTATAGAGGTTGCTGTTTCAAAACTAGGAGCTTCCAACGATTACTCCGGGCATCCAATGTTGATAATTGAAGGTGATGTTACAAATGCACCAGATAAAGACGAGGACGGAAAAGCATGGATGGTACCGGTTAAAATTGATTCAGAAGGTAATGTTATAAAAGGAAGCGTTTCTTTCCTTGAAGCAAAAACAGCACCGGCAAGTAACAAACTTGAAATTGAAACTATAGAGAAATTCATTTATAACATTTCATCTACGCCAAATTTGTCATTGGACAACTTAATGGGATTGGGCACATCTGGAGTTGCTTTGGAGTTGATGTTTCTGGATCCGATTTTGAAAGCTAAATCAAATGAAGGCGAAAACAGAACGATGTATGAGCGTATCCTTAACATCATGATATCCGGAATCATCACAACCACCAATACCGGGCTTAAATCCGAGGCTGCAAAATTGTTTTTTGATGTTCAATTCAATTCAATTTTACCAAATGACTTGAAAAAATCAGCTGATATCGCATCAGTTCTTAAAACCGCTGGACTTATTTCCACTAGAACCGGTATTGAATATATTGGAATGAATGCTGATGTTGAACAAGAATTAGAATTTATCAAATCGGAGACCGCTGCGACCGAACCGAAACCACCAACAGGTGAATAA